In Oenanthe melanoleuca isolate GR-GAL-2019-014 chromosome 17, OMel1.0, whole genome shotgun sequence, one genomic interval encodes:
- the SLC2A6 gene encoding solute carrier family 2, facilitated glucose transporter member 6 yields the protein MERGDREPLVRKTSSSYRTFPESTARRLDKEYLRSLHNKRLYLAVFAAVLGNFSFGFALVYPSPVIPALEAHPSPALRLDQHTAPWFGSVFTLGAAAGGLSSMLLNDCLGRKLSIMFSALPSALGYALLAGAQGLWMLLLGRVLTGYAGGLTSASIPVYISEISHPGVRGMLGACPQLMAVLGSLLLYALGLVLDWRWLAVAGEVPVLAMILLLCFMPNSPRFLLSQGKEEEALGSLCWLRGEDTDYAREYEQIKDNVRKQSRRVSCAELKDPFLYKPILIAGGMRFLQQLSGVTCILVYLQPIFKKTSVILKPEYDAALVGLVRLSAVAIAAVSMDKAGRKILLFVSAGVMLASNLTMGLYIHFVPASHNGTVANTTLVSSANLPAGPTNYITLIPLLAAMLFIMGYAMGWGPITWLLMSEILPLKARGVASGLCVVVSWLTAFILTHFFLPVVNAFGLEVPFLFFAVISAGNILFTGCCVPETKGRSLEQIEAFFRTGRRSFLR from the exons ATGGAGAGAGGAGACCGCGAGCCCCTGGTGAGGAAAACCAGCTCCTCGTACCGCACCTTCCCCGAGAGCACTGCCAGGAGGCTCGACAAGGAGTACCTGAG GAGCCTCCACAACAAGCGGCTCTACCTGGCTGTGTTTGCCGCTGTCCTGGGCAACTTCAGCTTCGGCTTCGCCCTGGTTTATCCCTCCCCCGtcatccctgccctggaggcacatcccagccctgccctgaggctgGACCAGCACACAGCGCCCTGGTTCGGG TCGGTGTTCACGCtgggagcggcggcgggcgggctcAGCTCGATGCTGCTCAACGATTGCCTGGGCCGCAAGCTGAGCATCATGTTCTCGGCTCTGCCCTCGGCGCTGGGGTACGCGCTGCTGGCCGGAGCCCAGGGcctctggatgctgctgctgggccgGGTGCTGACGGGCTACGCCGGGGGACTGACCTCCGCCTCCATCCCG gtTTACATCTCGGAGATCTCCCACCCGGGGGTCAGGGGGATGCTGggtgcctgtccccagctcatggcagtgctgggctccctcctCCTGTACGCGCTGG ggctggtccTGGACTGGCGCTGGCTGGCCGTGGCCGGGGAGGTGCCCGTGCTTGCCATgatcctcctgctctgcttcatGCCCAACTCGCCCCggttcctgctctcccagggcaaggaggaggaggccctgggctccctgtgctggctgaggGGTGAGGACACAGATTATGCCCGGGAGTACGAGCAGATCAAGGACAATGTGAGGAAGCAG AGCCGTCGGGtttcctgtgctgagctcaAGGACCCCTTCCTTTACAAGCCCATCCTGATCGCAGGGGGAAtgaggttcctgcagcagctctcgGGGGTCACCTGCATACTCGTGTACCTGCAGCCAATATTCAAGAAAACATCTGTCATCCTG AAACCAGAGTATGATGCAGCTCTGGTTGGCCTGGTCCGTCTGTCTGCGGTGGCCATCGCTGCGGTGTCGATGGACAAAGCTGGGAGGAAGATTCTCCTTTTTGTGTCAG CTGGTGTCATGTTGGCCTCCAACCTGACCATGGGGCTCTACATCCACTTCGTGCCAGCTTCTCACAATGGCACCGTGGCCAACACGACCCTGGTGAGCTCTGCCAACCTCCCTGCTGGGCCAACAAACTACATCACCCTCATCCCCCTGCTGGCAGCCATGCTCTTCATCATGG gtTATGCCATGGGCTGGGGCCCCATCACCTGGCTGCTGATGTCGGAGATCCTCCCTCTCAAAGCCCGTGGCGTGGCCTCGGGCCTCTGTGTGGTGGTGAGCTGGCTGACAGCCTTCATCCTGACCCACTTCTTCCTCCCAGTCGTG AACGCCTTCGGCCTCGAGGTGCCCTTCCTGTTCTTCGCTGTCATCAGTGCTGGGAACATCCTGTTCACAGGCTGCTGTGTCCCTGAGACCAAGGGCAGGTCCCTGGAGCAGATTGAGGCTTTCTTCAGGACTGGCAGGAGGTCGTTCCTGAGGTAG